The Bacillus sp. SM2101 genome contains the following window.
AAACATGCTATCAACAACATACCGAATTGTACATTGTTAGTTTTTAACCATAACTTGAACTTTTCTACTGAAAACATTATCTAGATTTTCTCTACCTATAGGGAGTTCAAACTAGGCGATAAAATCCAAGCACATATAAAAGGAAGCATATTAGGATCCAAGCCAAGAAGAGCCGAGGTGAAGGATATTGTAAAAGTAGAGTAACACTTACTACCTTGTTTGTTGATTAGAAACTATTGAGTGTAATTATTAAATTTTTGTAGGGTTTTCTTATTGACGTAAAGCCTACTGATTAAAGCTCATGTGCTATTCAATGCATATCTGAAACATAGAAATGTGCCATTATGCATTTTAGAGCCATATTGTGGAGGAATTCTTATTTCACCTAGTGGCCATTATACTTTGCAATAAGCCTCTTCATTTGTAACATTGTGAACAAATGTACTTATGCTAACGTAGTAGGTTGTTATATAGTATATAATTATATATAACAACTATTATGTATTTAATGGCTTCAACTATAAATTTCTAAATAAGGTGTGTAGTGATGGTGAAAGGTAAATCATATATAGAAAACCTTACTTCTTCTGAAACTCAAGTAGAAATTTCAATTAATTTAGATTTCAAATTGCCGAACCCTTTTATGACGTATGCTGTCTGGAATATAAAAAATTGGTCAAAAGACGATAAACAATTTGATAAGTCCTACGGTCCGCTTCAGATACCACCAGACAAAAAAGGATTGTATGTATTATATGATAAAAATAACACTGCTCTGTACGTAGGAATTAACGACGAGGGTAAACAAAGTTCTTTAAATACCAGTTTAAAAAATCAAATGATAAATACCAAATTTAAAGATTATATTTACCGAATTGATACATATTTAATTGATGAACATGAAAAAAGAAAAACAATGAAGCACCTACTGATAAATACATTGTTCCCTATCTTCAATAGGGATACGAATCTTAATAAAACCAGAGAAGAAGAATATATGAAGAATCCTTGTATATATGATGAGGATGAACTTTCAGGAATTGAAGAGGAAGCTAAAATATTTAATTTATCTCCTGCCTATCCATTAATACATCTATATTTTTACTTAAAATATCAAGGCAGTTCAGTTCCAAATGACGATCGGAATTTGATACAGCCAGAAGTGTGGGTAAATTATATAGCAGAAGAGAATAAAATCAGTCAAGTAGATGTATTTAATCATGCTTATCAATATCTAAACTTAGTAAAGGTTCCAGGTGATGAATATAATACACCGTTTGAAGAATTAGAAAATAATATATTTAATAAATTCATGGTAAGACCGAATTATGAGGATTAACCTTTTTGATACATAGAGTAATTTACCTATTTTAATATTAATTAAATTTATGCAGTAAACTAACAAATCAAAGTCAATGGATGTACAGCACAAGGATACTAACAATAGATACGTTATTCGACAATCGTGCGCTAATCTTAAATTGAAGATAAACGTCTTTCTCATTTGGGTGGGAATGTTATATATTAGTTATGGTTTTTGAGAGGAGAAATGGGATGGAGTTAGTATTTATTAGGCACGGACAAGGTGAACATACCATAGATTTACCTAACAGTTTAAATACAACTGACCCAGAATTAACTAATAAAGGAAGGAATCAAGCTATATCACTTAGAAAACAGTTTCCTTTATCAACGACTGATTTAATTTTAATTAGCCCTATGAGTAGAACATTACAAACAGTCCAAATTTGGAGTGAAGGAATAAATTGTAGGAAAATAGTAAGTCCTTTTTTATCTCCAAGAATGTTTCCTCAAAATCAAAAGTGGACTACACTTCCTTGTGATGAACTTCTAACTAAAGAAAAAATTAAATACAAATTCAATGAATTTGATATTGATGAAGAAGACTTATCAAGAGAGTGGTGGACAAAAGGAATAAATAAACTACCAGAACAAGAGTTTGAAAAAATAGCAGATATGTTTTTGAATTGGTGTAAGAGTACTGGTAAAAAAAGAATCTATTTAGTTTCACATGATGGAACAATAACTTCATATAGACAATTTATTACTGGAAAAAAACTATCTCGAAATGATTTTCCTAGAGAGGTCGGCTGGTTGAAAATTAATTGGTAATCTTAAACCATAAATCTTGAGGACCTAAACTGCTTTGAATACTTGGGTTAATTTATCTAACGGAAAGTAATTTTATAAGTATCCCGAATTCAAGTTTTCGGCTTCGGCGCTTTTATATGTAGAAGGATGAGTACCATAAGGTACCAACAGTAGGATATTTAGATACTACTGTTGGTAATTGACTAGTTACGATTGTTTTGATATTTCAACCATTCTTTTATTTCATTCATAAGGAACATTTTCTTATCAGCAATTTCAATATATGGTAGAAATCGATATGTATCATAACTAGTTAACTGTCTTTTTAAAACTGTGTCTGCGATAATAATATCTTTTAGTTCATCTTCGGAAATATGTAGATATTCAAGTAATTCAGACTGAGTCAATAAATCACTATACTCTTCTTTTTCTGGATCATCTCTTTGAGTAGAATAAGAGACTATGTGAGCACTCCAAACTATTGAAGAAGAAAAGATTAAAACATATAGCAGATATAAGAAGTATTTTTTATTTTCCATAAACTACAGTAGATGTACTACTAAGCCCCCTCTATCCTAAGATACATCATCTATAATATCATAATTAGGCTACAATAATAACATTAATAAACTCAATGATTAAAATTAGGAAATTAGAGTTTCTTGATGTTTTTTCTGGACCTGACTTTTACTTAAAGTTACCTAACGGAGATGATATATATTCGATAACTGCTTTTTATTTAACTTCTGAAGCAAAAGGGAACATTGAAATTGATAAATCAGAGTCTATAGATTTACACTATTTTCATATAAATGACTTACCAGAAGGATTAGATGAGGCAGATTACAAGTATATAGAAGCGTATCTAAAAAATAGATAGTAGCAAGATAATAAATTCGTGGCATCAAAACGTTCAGCGATTATAAGCATGATATGTAAAAAAATACTTTGACAAAAACACCTTATACTTTAGAATATGCCAAATATATATTAAGGGGATGAATATGAAAATAGACCGTTTGCTGACAATCATTGTTATATTACTTAATAGAAGTCGAATATCGGCAAAAGAACTTGCGGAAAAGTTTGAAGTTTCAGTTCGAACGATTTACAGAGACATTGAATCTATTAATATGGCTGGTATTCCGATCATATCATACTCTGGGAATAATGGTGGTTTTGGTATTAAGGAGAATTATAAATTAAACCATCAGTTGCTGACACTAAACAATTTGTGTTCCATACTTTCAGCACTTAAAGGTGTTAACTCTACATTTGAGGATGTTGAGCTTGAATCATCCATAGAAAAACTGCGAAATATTATTCCACAGGATAAAATTCATCATCTTGACCTGCATATGGAGCAAATTATAATTGGTATGCAGCCTTGGGCATACACCTCAAAACAAAAAGAACTGGTCAAAAATATCCGGAATGCTATCACTCAATCACAATTGATTACAATTATATATAGAAACTATACAAACGAAACAAGTACAAGACAGATAGAACCGATGTCATTAATCTTTAAAGGTTATACATGGTATCTGTTTGGCTATTGTCACTTAAAAACAAATTTCAGGGTATTCAGGATTTCACGCATTATTGACTTGCAGGTTGAAGATGTACTATTCAAGCGTAGGGAAAAGTCATATCAAGAAATTGAAGAGGCATCAAAGAAGCAGGTCTCCTTAACCAGCATTACATTAAAATTCGTACCCCAGGTGAGGTCCCGAGTTGAAGATATTTTTGACAAAGAAAATATTGAAATTCTGAATACAGGTGAACTGATTGTGACTGCACACTTTCCAGAGAAGGAATGGTATTACGGATTGATATTCAGTTTTGGCGAACACGTCGAAGTGTTAGGTCCTGAAAGGGTACGCCAAGCTGTTGCATCTAGAATAAAATCGATGCTTGAAAAATATCAGTAAATTATTTTTTCAAACCTGACACGCTAGTGTCACACCACTATGCTACTATGCTAACTGTAACAGTCTTTTAGTACAGTTGTATAGGAGGAAATATGATGATTAATAAAACTGATTTTCCCAAGCCTGCCCTTATTTCAGTCAACGGTGTGGAACTCGAAGTCTTTGAAGCTGGACGACAAAATATAGGAAAACCTATTGTACTCTGTCATGGCTGGCCAGAGCATGCCTTTTCTTGGCGCCATCAGGTGCCCGCCCTTGTCGCAGCGGGCTACCATGTCATCATCCCAAACCAGCGGGGATATGGCAACTCATCCCGTCCGAGCGAAGTGACAGACTATGACATTGAAAATTTGTCGGGTGATCTCATCGCACTTCTCGATCACTACGAATACGAAGATGCCACCTTTGTCGGTCATGATTGGGGTGCAATGGTCGTTTGGGGGCTGACCTTATTGCATCCGAACCGTGTAAATAAAGTGGTAAATTTGAGCTTGCCTTACCAAGAGCGGGGAGAAAAACCCTGGATCGAATTCATGGAAGAAGTACTTGGTGACGACTACTATTTTGTTCACTTCAACCGACAGCCAGGTGTCGCAGACGCTATATTAGAAGAAAATACATTCCAGTTTCTTCGCAACATTTACCGGAAGAACGAGCCTCCTAGAGCACCTCAGCCAGGTATGGCGATGATTAATCTTGCTAGAGCAGAAAACCCACTCGGTGAACCCATAATGAGCGA
Protein-coding sequences here:
- a CDS encoding histidine phosphatase family protein → MELVFIRHGQGEHTIDLPNSLNTTDPELTNKGRNQAISLRKQFPLSTTDLILISPMSRTLQTVQIWSEGINCRKIVSPFLSPRMFPQNQKWTTLPCDELLTKEKIKYKFNEFDIDEEDLSREWWTKGINKLPEQEFEKIADMFLNWCKSTGKKRIYLVSHDGTITSYRQFITGKKLSRNDFPREVGWLKINW
- a CDS encoding YafY family protein; the encoded protein is MKIDRLLTIIVILLNRSRISAKELAEKFEVSVRTIYRDIESINMAGIPIISYSGNNGGFGIKENYKLNHQLLTLNNLCSILSALKGVNSTFEDVELESSIEKLRNIIPQDKIHHLDLHMEQIIIGMQPWAYTSKQKELVKNIRNAITQSQLITIIYRNYTNETSTRQIEPMSLIFKGYTWYLFGYCHLKTNFRVFRISRIIDLQVEDVLFKRREKSYQEIEEASKKQVSLTSITLKFVPQVRSRVEDIFDKENIEILNTGELIVTAHFPEKEWYYGLIFSFGEHVEVLGPERVRQAVASRIKSMLEKYQ
- a CDS encoding alpha/beta hydrolase, which codes for MINKTDFPKPALISVNGVELEVFEAGRQNIGKPIVLCHGWPEHAFSWRHQVPALVAAGYHVIIPNQRGYGNSSRPSEVTDYDIENLSGDLIALLDHYEYEDATFVGHDWGAMVVWGLTLLHPNRVNKVVNLSLPYQERGEKPWIEFMEEVLGDDYYFVHFNRQPGVADAILEENTFQFLRNIYRKNEPPRAPQPGMAMINLARAENPLGEPIMSDSELAVFISAFKSTGFTASINWYRNLDRNWRILADVNPIIQQPALMIYGDRDVIPKSKKLTEFVPNVEVVNLDCGHWIQQEKPNETNQVILKWLEQWEM